A genome region from Micromonospora peucetia includes the following:
- a CDS encoding M23 family metallopeptidase, with protein sequence MTGLFARLRTSARLALASVGAVLLAVLATVAVVAAPAQAAGPRPHFQMPVPCGETWRLATYYGHEDYDIDMTYAGGSNGRAILASYGGTVTFAGWGNSGGWYVVIDHGGGWKTFYLHMIESPAVRAGQWVSTGQQLGRVGSTGNSTGPHLHYEQTRDGVKTESYFNGVPSGITSDGSPNTGPLYVAGPTSSARNLTSQNCGQVNNNRQVYESGSHNGWQMLPVNSITGSATASMVMGTNKLLYTVNDGRVYEASSDTGWRNLWTGISGVSNNALAVINVDGVKYVYTVVGGMVHEAASNNGWRNLNTGISGVSGNALAAINLDGVKHVYTVAGGMVHEAASNNGWRNLNSGISGVSASALAAINLNGVKIVYTVVGGSVHEAASNTGWRNLNTGISGVSASALAAINLNGVKIIYSVAGGMVHEAGSSTGWRNLNSGVRGTAVSAMSLSGVKILYTV encoded by the coding sequence TCGCACCTCGGCCCGCCTGGCGCTCGCCAGCGTCGGTGCCGTACTGCTCGCCGTGCTGGCCACCGTCGCTGTCGTGGCCGCGCCGGCCCAGGCCGCCGGCCCTCGGCCGCACTTCCAGATGCCGGTTCCCTGCGGCGAGACCTGGCGGCTGGCCACCTACTACGGGCACGAAGACTACGACATCGACATGACCTACGCCGGCGGCAGCAATGGGCGGGCGATCCTCGCCTCCTACGGCGGCACTGTCACGTTCGCCGGCTGGGGCAACAGCGGCGGCTGGTATGTGGTGATCGACCACGGCGGCGGCTGGAAGACCTTCTACCTGCACATGATCGAGTCTCCGGCGGTCCGGGCCGGGCAGTGGGTCTCGACCGGGCAGCAGCTCGGCCGGGTCGGCAGCACCGGCAACTCGACCGGCCCGCACCTGCACTACGAGCAGACGCGTGACGGCGTCAAGACCGAGTCGTACTTCAACGGTGTGCCCTCCGGCATCACCTCCGACGGCAGCCCGAACACCGGGCCGCTGTACGTCGCCGGCCCCACCTCGTCGGCCCGGAACCTGACCAGCCAGAACTGCGGGCAGGTCAACAACAACCGCCAGGTGTACGAGTCCGGCAGCCACAACGGCTGGCAGATGCTGCCGGTCAACAGCATCACCGGCTCGGCCACCGCGTCGATGGTCATGGGCACGAACAAGCTGCTCTACACGGTCAACGACGGCCGGGTGTACGAGGCGTCCAGCGACACTGGCTGGCGCAACCTGTGGACCGGTATTTCGGGGGTCAGCAACAACGCCCTCGCCGTGATCAACGTCGACGGCGTCAAGTACGTCTACACGGTGGTCGGGGGCATGGTCCACGAGGCGGCCAGCAACAACGGTTGGCGCAACCTGAACACCGGCATCTCCGGGGTGAGTGGCAACGCGCTCGCGGCGATCAACCTCGACGGCGTCAAGCACGTCTACACGGTGGCCGGGGGCATGGTCCACGAGGCGGCCAGCAACAACGGTTGGCGCAACCTCAACTCCGGCATCTCCGGGGTGAGCGCGAGCGCGTTGGCGGCGATCAACCTCAACGGTGTGAAGATCGTCTACACGGTGGTCGGAGGCTCGGTCCACGAGGCGGCGAGCAACACCGGTTGGCGGAACCTGAACACCGGCATCTCCGGGGTCAGCGCGAGCGCGTTGGCGGCGATCAACCTCAACGGTGTGAAGATCATCTACTCCGTGGCCGGGGGCATGGTCCACGAGGCGGGCAGCAGCACCGGCTGGCGGAACCTCAACTCCGGCGTACGCGGCACGGCCGTCTCGGCCATGAGCCTCAGCGGCGTGAAGATCCTCTACACCGTCTGA